A genome region from Manihot esculenta cultivar AM560-2 chromosome 5, M.esculenta_v8, whole genome shotgun sequence includes the following:
- the LOC110614350 gene encoding D-aminoacyl-tRNA deacylase, which translates to MVTLLVATNSDPASVNPASALLAMPGWQPATSLQEIKSFSNQQVRLLLHDKSIVVEDDLDQRWEAATGEVVDEVIFFSKHTAVSNRPALTIHPIGVPHLREGDVPPQGGKPGWAAPPDPRMGPWLRLLKKIGQSHNLVPEFEITLEATHHGPLTSKPTMFIEIGSTEEYWKRQDAAQVVALLVWEGLGLGGGGSVGNWSSANDKRRVLLGIGGGHYAPRHMDVVLKDGVWVSHLLSGYSLPMEDPSQTKTDKNTKDIGGTWKQSIKASYEATKSAFPGGEIVAHLDHKSFKSWQKNAITGYLGELNIKIGKPNDFY; encoded by the exons ATGGTGACTCTATTGGTGGCAACCAACAGCGATCCCGCCTCCGTCAACCCTGCCTCCGCCCTTCTGGCTATGCCCGGGTGGCAACCTGCCACCTCCCTCCAG gaaataaagaGTTTCAGCAATCAACAAGTGAGGCTATTGCTGCACGACAAAAGCATCGTCGTAGAGGACGACTTGGATCAGCGATGGGAGGCTGCCACCGGTGAGGTAGTGGACGAAGTCATCTTTTTCAGCAAACACACCGCCGTCTCTAACCGCCCTGCGCTGACCATTCACCCAATTG GAGTGCCTCATTTGCGCGAAGGGGACGTCCCGCCACAAGGCGGAAAGCCAGGATGGGCTGCACCTCCTGATCCGAGAATGGGTCCATGGCTCAGGCTTTTGAAAAAAATTGGGCAGTCTCATAATTTAGTTCCTGAGTTTGAG ATTACTTTGGAGGCTACTCATCATGGACCTCTGACTAGTAAGCCAACGATGTTCATTGAAATTG GTAGCACAGAAGAATACTGGAAGAGGCAGGATGCTGCTCAAGTCGTTGCTCTA TTAGTTTGGGAAGGACTTGGGCTTGGAGGAGGTGGCTCAGTAGGAAACTGGAGCAG TGCAAATGACAAGAGAAGGGTCCTTCTTGGAATAGGTGGTGGGCACTATGCACCTCGGCATATGGATGTAGTTCT AAAAGATGGTGTCTGGGTGTCACACCTACTTTCAGGGTATTCTTTACCCATGGAAGATCCAAGTCAGACAAAAACAGATAAAAATACAAAAGATATTGGTGGAACATGGAAACAATCAATTAAAGCTTCCTATGAGGCTACCAAATCAGCTTTCCCTGGTGGGGAAATTGTGGCACATCTTGATCACAA GAGTTTCAAGAGCTGGCAGAAAAATGCTATTACAGGATATCTGGGAGAGCTGAACATCAAAATTGGGAAGCCTAATGATTTCTATTAA